A window of the bacterium genome harbors these coding sequences:
- a CDS encoding BrnA antitoxin family protein, with the protein MRKEYDFSKAKRNPYTKFLKKQITIRIDNETIKYFKALSSETGIPYQNLINLYLRNCAAENKKLSLHWG; encoded by the coding sequence ATGAGGAAGGAATACGATTTTTCAAAAGCAAAACGCAATCCTTATACAAAATTTCTGAAGAAGCAGATTACAATCCGAATCGACAACGAGACAATCAAATACTTCAAAGCGCTCTCCAGCGAAACAGGAATTCCATATCAAAACTTAATCAATCTTTATCTCCGCAATTGTGCAGCAGAAAACAAAAAACTCTCTCTTCACTGGGGATAG